One part of the Oceanisphaera sp. IT1-181 genome encodes these proteins:
- a CDS encoding carbon-phosphorus lyase complex subunit PhnI, translating to MYVAVKGGEKAIAAAHRLQAKKRRGNTELPELSVDQVAEQLVGAVDRVMTEGGVYDKELAALAIKQAGGDLVEAIFLLRAYRTTLPKLATTEPIDTATMRIARRISATYKDLPGGQLLGPTYDYTHRLLDFSLLAEGEHPGPVPVVSESQTYPQVTGILEQLELMAKETDEGQTPADVTMAPVTYPCDRSARLQQLMRGDEGFLLALGYSTQRGYGRNHPFAGEIRSGEVTLEIVPEELGFAIDIGDIELTECQMVNGFVGDKQQKPVFTRGYGLTFGFGERKAMSMALVDRALQAQEYGEQVDGPAQDEEFVLAHADNVEASGFVSHLKLPHYVDFQAELELLRKLRREHEQTHGPQASQTGEQA from the coding sequence ATGTATGTAGCAGTGAAAGGGGGCGAGAAAGCGATTGCCGCCGCGCATCGTTTGCAAGCCAAGAAACGCCGTGGCAATACCGAGCTACCTGAGCTCAGTGTGGATCAAGTGGCAGAACAGTTGGTCGGTGCTGTAGATAGGGTGATGACTGAAGGGGGCGTGTACGACAAAGAGCTGGCGGCCTTGGCGATTAAGCAGGCTGGCGGAGATTTGGTGGAGGCGATTTTTCTGTTGCGTGCCTATCGCACCACTTTGCCGAAGTTAGCCACTACAGAGCCGATAGATACCGCGACGATGCGCATCGCCCGCCGTATTTCGGCCACCTACAAGGATTTGCCTGGCGGCCAGTTGTTGGGTCCAACCTATGACTATACCCATCGGTTGCTGGATTTTAGCCTGCTGGCTGAAGGAGAACATCCAGGCCCAGTACCGGTCGTAAGTGAATCGCAGACTTACCCCCAAGTCACCGGCATTCTCGAACAGCTTGAGTTAATGGCGAAGGAAACGGACGAGGGGCAGACGCCGGCCGATGTGACCATGGCGCCAGTCACTTATCCCTGCGACCGCTCTGCCCGTTTGCAACAGTTGATGCGCGGTGACGAAGGCTTCTTGCTGGCGCTGGGGTACTCCACTCAGCGGGGCTATGGGCGCAACCACCCCTTTGCCGGCGAAATCCGCAGTGGTGAGGTAACTCTAGAGATAGTGCCGGAGGAACTGGGCTTTGCCATCGATATCGGCGACATCGAATTGACCGAGTGTCAAATGGTCAACGGTTTTGTCGGTGACAAGCAGCAAAAGCCGGTATTTACTCGTGGTTATGGCCTGACGTTCGGCTTTGGTGAACGCAAGGCGATGTCCATGGCGCTGGTAGACAGAGCACTGCAGGCGCAGGAGTACGGTGAGCAGGTGGACGGTCCGGCTCAGGATGAAGAGTTTGTGTTGGCCCATGCAGATAACGTTGAAGCTTCGGGTTTTGTGTCGCACCTGAAATTGCCGCACTACGTGGACTTTCAGGCCGAACTGGAGTTGCTGCGCAAGCTGCGCCGAGAGCATGAACAAACCCATGGCCCGCAAGCCAGCCAAACAGGGGAGCAAGCATGA
- a CDS encoding LysR family transcriptional regulator produces the protein MNPKINAKQLYIFQEVISSGSISKAARRLGLTQPTVSTAIANLESDIGFMLFKRNHYGTEMTIEAKSFSEGVERVLKALSNLGELAENLKNGRVGKLQIGCMPGLATLAPKIVAGFMRNNPNVKLSLQTFPSRKVEEWVAGGHFDLGIVEKPQAKNELEIFPYSFRMYCALPPGSSLAERKEITIEDLEGKPIITLGDTHQSTIQLRSLAYKHNCSLNVVAETQLFPSAIALVNEGVGYALIDPITAMEYGKRNDNSVVLRPFTPGIEFEVAIILPKFHLVSRLCHQFQGALIEEFEQIVASF, from the coding sequence ATGAATCCTAAAATAAATGCAAAACAACTATACATATTCCAAGAGGTTATAAGTAGCGGCAGTATCAGCAAGGCGGCAAGACGCTTAGGTCTAACGCAACCAACCGTCAGTACTGCTATTGCCAACTTGGAAAGTGATATAGGTTTTATGTTGTTTAAACGAAACCACTATGGTACAGAAATGACTATAGAGGCTAAGTCCTTTTCCGAAGGCGTTGAACGGGTACTAAAGGCATTAAGTAATTTGGGGGAACTGGCTGAAAACCTGAAGAACGGCAGGGTTGGAAAACTACAGATAGGTTGCATGCCAGGTTTGGCAACTTTGGCACCTAAAATTGTTGCTGGCTTTATGAGAAACAATCCAAACGTGAAGCTATCTTTGCAGACATTCCCATCCAGAAAGGTAGAAGAATGGGTTGCTGGTGGCCATTTTGATCTTGGAATCGTGGAAAAACCACAGGCGAAAAATGAGCTGGAGATCTTTCCCTATAGTTTCAGGATGTATTGTGCTTTGCCACCAGGTTCATCTCTGGCCGAAAGAAAGGAAATCACCATCGAGGATCTAGAGGGCAAACCGATCATTACTCTAGGTGACACTCACCAAAGCACCATACAATTGCGCAGCTTGGCTTACAAACATAACTGTTCTCTCAATGTAGTTGCAGAAACGCAGCTATTTCCCTCAGCTATAGCGCTAGTCAATGAGGGGGTCGGGTATGCGCTAATAGATCCGATTACAGCCATGGAATATGGAAAAAGAAACGACAACTCTGTTGTCTTAAGGCCTTTTACACCCGGAATCGAGTTTGAGGTTGCTATCATTTTGCCGAAATTTCACTTGGTATCCCGACTTTGCCATCAGTTTCAGGGCGCTTTAATAGAGGAATTCGAACAGATTGTAGCGTCTTTTTAA
- the phnN gene encoding ribose 1,5-bisphosphokinase, giving the protein MSIDTGRLFYVMGPSGVGKDSFIQAVRACWGTRLLVAHRYITRSAAAGGENHIELCETEFQLRKDRGLFALSWAANGHHYGVGREINDWLASGMDVMVNGSRAYLPQARTLFSERLYPVLVQVDAETLGQRLRARGRENEAEICQRLERAAAYQLAPSDDVCWLDNSGNLADTLRQFQRYQQLLPA; this is encoded by the coding sequence ATGAGTATTGATACAGGTCGACTGTTTTATGTCATGGGACCTTCCGGTGTCGGAAAAGACAGTTTTATACAAGCGGTGAGAGCATGCTGGGGCACACGTTTACTGGTGGCACACCGTTACATTACTCGATCGGCGGCGGCGGGAGGAGAGAATCATATCGAGCTGTGTGAAACGGAGTTTCAGTTACGTAAAGATCGCGGACTGTTTGCTCTTAGTTGGGCCGCCAATGGTCACCATTATGGCGTGGGGCGTGAGATTAACGACTGGCTGGCGTCAGGCATGGATGTCATGGTCAATGGTTCGCGGGCGTATTTACCGCAGGCACGCACCCTATTTTCCGAGCGCTTATATCCGGTGTTGGTCCAAGTCGATGCTGAAACCTTGGGGCAGCGTCTGCGAGCACGAGGGAGAGAAAACGAAGCAGAAATCTGCCAGCGGCTAGAACGGGCTGCTGCCTATCAACTCGCGCCGTCAGACGACGTATGCTGGCTGGATAACAGCGGGAATTTGGCTGACACGCTACGCCAATTCCAGCGCTATCAACAGCTATTACCCGCATGA
- the phnL gene encoding phosphonate C-P lyase system protein PhnL: MTCALNVSNVCKTFVLHNQNGIRLPVLSDASFAIKQGECVVLHGRSGTGKSTLLRTLYGNYLTDSGQIELQHQGQWLDITQAQPRTLVNVRRHTIGWVSQFLRVIPRISALEVVMQPMIEQGGNRIEAQARAERLLTRLNVPEHLWALAPATFSGGEQQRVNIARGFIADYPILLLDEPTASLDATNRMVVVELIREAKARGAAIVGIFHDADVREQVADQVYEIQPRVEHSLEDDKRKHLA, from the coding sequence ATGACCTGTGCATTAAACGTTTCGAATGTGTGCAAAACCTTTGTCTTGCATAACCAGAATGGCATTCGCTTGCCGGTGTTATCAGACGCTTCCTTCGCGATAAAACAGGGTGAGTGTGTGGTGCTGCATGGCCGGTCCGGTACCGGCAAGTCAACTTTGTTGCGTACTCTCTACGGTAACTATCTCACCGATAGTGGCCAGATTGAGCTCCAGCATCAGGGGCAGTGGTTGGATATAACGCAGGCACAGCCTCGCACTTTAGTTAATGTGCGCCGCCACACGATTGGTTGGGTTAGTCAGTTCTTACGGGTTATCCCCCGCATCAGCGCACTGGAAGTGGTGATGCAGCCGATGATTGAGCAGGGCGGTAATCGGATCGAAGCTCAGGCCCGAGCCGAACGGCTGTTGACCCGGCTCAATGTGCCTGAACACTTGTGGGCACTGGCGCCGGCGACTTTTTCCGGTGGTGAACAGCAACGGGTGAACATTGCCCGAGGGTTTATTGCCGACTATCCAATTTTACTGCTTGATGAGCCCACCGCTTCGCTCGATGCGACTAATCGCATGGTAGTGGTTGAGCTTATCCGCGAAGCCAAGGCGCGGGGCGCGGCTATCGTTGGCATCTTTCACGATGCGGATGTCCGCGAGCAAGTCGCCGATCAGGTCTACGAGATCCAGCCCAGAGTCGAGCACTCACTTGAAGATGACAAGAGGAAGCATTTAGCATGA
- the phnK gene encoding phosphonate C-P lyase system protein PhnK: protein MNHCASTTPLTATESRAKRESTDQEQPLLSVHRLTKLYAPGKGFAEVSFDLYPGEVLGIVGESGSGKSTLLQTISGSLAPDEGEVLYLRGDAGRQLEQVVSLYQLAESQRRQLLRTDWGVVHQHPLDGLRPRVSAGGNIGERLMAVGQRHYGHIREQALQWLQDVEIPVDRIDDMPVTFSGGMQQRLQIARNLVTHPKLIFMDEPTGGLDVSVQARLLDLLRRLVSELGLAVVIVTHDLAVARLLAHRLMVMKQSRVVETGLTDQVLDDPQHPYTQLLVSSVLQS, encoded by the coding sequence ATGAATCACTGCGCATCAACCACACCGTTAACTGCCACCGAGAGTCGGGCTAAGCGGGAAAGTACCGATCAAGAACAGCCATTATTATCGGTACACCGGCTAACCAAACTTTATGCCCCAGGCAAGGGCTTTGCCGAGGTGTCGTTCGATCTCTATCCGGGCGAAGTACTGGGCATCGTTGGTGAGTCTGGCTCCGGAAAAAGCACATTGTTGCAGACAATTTCTGGCAGCTTGGCACCGGACGAAGGCGAAGTACTGTATTTGCGTGGTGACGCAGGCCGCCAGCTTGAGCAGGTGGTGAGCCTGTATCAGCTGGCGGAAAGTCAGCGTCGTCAGCTGTTGCGTACTGACTGGGGCGTGGTGCATCAGCATCCACTCGACGGCTTACGACCCCGAGTGTCGGCCGGGGGCAATATCGGCGAGCGACTGATGGCAGTGGGGCAGCGTCACTATGGCCACATTCGCGAACAGGCACTGCAGTGGCTGCAGGACGTAGAAATACCCGTCGATCGTATCGACGATATGCCGGTGACCTTCTCGGGTGGTATGCAGCAACGGTTGCAGATTGCGCGCAACCTGGTGACTCACCCCAAGCTGATTTTCATGGACGAACCCACCGGCGGACTGGATGTGTCGGTACAGGCGCGACTGCTGGATTTGCTGCGTCGGCTGGTGTCTGAATTGGGGCTAGCGGTGGTGATCGTAACCCACGATTTGGCGGTGGCGCGACTGCTGGCCCACCGGTTGATGGTGATGAAACAAAGCCGGGTCGTGGAGACGGGACTCACCGATCAGGTGCTAGACGATCCGCAGCATCCTTATACCCAATTATTGGTGTCTTCCGTACTACAAAGCTAG
- the phnM gene encoding alpha-D-ribose 1-methylphosphonate 5-triphosphate diphosphatase — translation MIITNVNLVLENEVVRGSVEVTDGVIRALADSPSQQPGAIDGNGGWLLPGLVELHTDNLDKHFTPRPKVSWPPLSAMRTHDAQVVAAGITTVLDAVAIGDERDGGTRQDNLDRMIHTIINSQRQGLNRADHLLHLRCELPHETTVPLFEHYVDLPEVQLVSLMDHSPGQRQFVSMTKYREYYQGKYGLSDPQMHEFEQRQLALSAQWSDTNRTYIARLCRERGISLASHDDATSAHVLESHHLGMVMAEFPTTVEAAVCSHQQGLMVMMGAPNVVRGGSHSGNVAAHELAALGVLDVLSSDYYPASLLEAVFMLAEDDRNSLGLAEATQLATVNPARALGLTDRGILAEGRRADLVLVERHQGQVYPKRVWCRGELAF, via the coding sequence ATGATTATTACCAATGTGAACCTGGTTCTGGAAAACGAGGTAGTGCGGGGCTCGGTCGAAGTGACTGATGGCGTGATCCGCGCACTAGCCGACAGCCCGAGCCAACAGCCGGGTGCTATCGACGGCAACGGTGGCTGGTTATTACCTGGCTTGGTGGAGCTGCATACGGACAATCTGGACAAGCATTTCACGCCTAGACCCAAGGTCAGCTGGCCGCCCTTAAGTGCCATGCGGACTCATGATGCGCAGGTGGTAGCGGCGGGCATTACCACGGTGTTGGATGCGGTGGCCATCGGTGATGAACGTGACGGTGGTACCCGCCAAGATAACCTCGACCGTATGATCCATACCATAATCAATAGTCAGCGCCAAGGCCTGAACCGAGCCGATCATCTGCTGCATCTGCGCTGTGAGTTGCCTCATGAAACTACAGTGCCCTTATTCGAGCATTATGTGGATCTGCCGGAGGTGCAGTTGGTGTCTCTAATGGACCATTCCCCCGGTCAGCGCCAGTTTGTCAGCATGACTAAGTATCGAGAATACTATCAGGGTAAATACGGGCTCAGTGATCCACAGATGCATGAATTTGAACAGCGCCAGCTGGCGCTGTCGGCGCAGTGGTCGGACACCAATCGCACTTACATCGCCCGCCTGTGTCGGGAGCGGGGTATTTCTCTGGCCAGCCATGACGATGCCACCTCTGCTCATGTATTGGAATCTCATCATTTGGGCATGGTCATGGCCGAGTTTCCGACCACAGTCGAGGCGGCGGTCTGTTCCCATCAACAGGGCTTGATGGTGATGATGGGCGCCCCTAATGTGGTTCGCGGTGGATCTCATTCCGGTAACGTCGCCGCCCATGAGCTAGCGGCGTTGGGGGTATTGGATGTGCTGTCGTCTGACTATTATCCAGCTAGTTTGCTAGAAGCGGTGTTTATGCTGGCCGAAGACGATCGAAATAGCTTAGGGCTGGCCGAGGCGACACAATTAGCCACCGTCAATCCCGCTCGGGCCTTGGGGTTGACTGACAGAGGTATCTTGGCGGAAGGGCGGCGCGCGGATCTGGTGCTGGTTGAACGACATCAGGGGCAGGTTTATCCAAAACGGGTCTGGTGTCGAGGTGAGTTGGCCTTCTAA
- the phnF gene encoding phosphonate metabolism transcriptional regulator PhnF codes for MRIYQAIYRQLEADIKLCFKAGDYLPPEMQLAARFQVNRHTVRRAIDELVINGFIQRHQGKGNMVLHQPQLYKLQDGAHFTGNLVQQGASPSCQVIRARLMPVTSRLLHELQLGDQALVQQQKIIHIQTLRRTEYIPHSIIHHYFSDPQWWSVLKQFQYGSLHDFLKLNLNVELKRISTRLGARIPTGEESRLLQINKSMPVMRIKTKHQLKGTEQMAEFSVSSARSDLIEYVVEH; via the coding sequence ATGCGGATCTATCAAGCTATTTATCGGCAACTGGAAGCAGATATTAAGTTGTGCTTTAAAGCCGGTGACTATCTTCCGCCGGAAATGCAGCTTGCCGCACGCTTTCAGGTAAATCGGCACACGGTACGACGCGCGATTGACGAACTGGTTATCAATGGTTTTATCCAGCGTCATCAAGGCAAGGGCAATATGGTGTTGCACCAGCCGCAGCTCTATAAGCTGCAAGATGGCGCTCATTTTACCGGCAACTTAGTGCAACAAGGGGCCTCGCCCAGTTGCCAAGTGATCCGAGCTCGGCTGATGCCGGTCACCTCTAGATTATTACACGAGTTACAGCTGGGTGATCAGGCACTGGTTCAACAACAAAAAATTATTCACATACAGACCTTGCGGAGAACGGAATATATTCCGCACTCCATTATTCATCATTATTTTAGTGACCCGCAATGGTGGTCGGTGCTGAAACAATTTCAGTATGGATCTTTGCATGATTTTTTAAAACTAAACTTGAATGTGGAGTTGAAAAGAATATCGACCCGCTTGGGGGCAAGAATACCCACCGGTGAAGAAAGTCGGTTATTACAGATAAACAAGTCAATGCCCGTTATGCGTATTAAAACTAAACATCAACTTAAAGGTACGGAACAAATGGCGGAGTTTTCCGTGAGCTCGGCTCGTTCCGATTTAATTGAATATGTCGTGGAGCACTAA
- the phnG gene encoding phosphonate C-P lyase system protein PhnG codes for MNTPQRKQWMSVLSRASFAQLQSSWQALRLTPEYQLIRAPEIGLAQIRARMGATGRQFNLGDVTITRAVVKLHSGELGYSYLRGRNKRHAELAALVDAMMQTRSGHEVLDRGLIAPLAALKAEQEECSRQEVAASKVDFFTMVRGEDE; via the coding sequence ATGAATACACCACAACGAAAACAATGGATGTCGGTATTGTCCCGCGCCTCCTTTGCCCAGCTTCAAAGCAGTTGGCAAGCGCTGCGGCTGACGCCTGAGTATCAATTGATCCGAGCGCCGGAGATCGGACTGGCACAGATCCGGGCCCGCATGGGAGCTACCGGCCGGCAATTCAATCTCGGCGATGTCACCATTACTCGAGCCGTGGTCAAACTGCACAGCGGTGAGCTGGGATACAGCTATCTGCGTGGCCGCAACAAACGCCATGCCGAACTGGCGGCGCTGGTGGATGCGATGATGCAAACCCGCAGTGGCCATGAAGTATTGGATCGGGGCCTGATTGCCCCGTTGGCGGCGCTCAAGGCAGAGCAGGAAGAATGCAGCCGCCAAGAAGTAGCCGCCAGTAAGGTGGACTTTTTTACCATGGTGCGGGGAGAAGATGAATGA
- the phnH gene encoding phosphonate C-P lyase system protein PhnH, with the protein MTTITTAFADTVHDSQLCFRRLLTAMSEPGTRVDLDRADGFGAMSAGCVQALLTLADSSTQLWLSAALQQDEAVRDNIRFHVASPLTLDAAAADFAVLALADQAECGALLRTLAQGSEEYPDQGATLFIETDSLVQGVEVCLSGPGIQGTRRVFLGRVPEALVRFLSERDTTSPQGIDLMLVCDRKLIAIARTTRVEITACM; encoded by the coding sequence ATGACGACTATCACTACGGCATTTGCGGATACAGTCCACGACAGCCAGCTTTGTTTTCGGCGTTTGCTAACCGCAATGTCGGAGCCGGGCACCCGAGTTGACCTAGACAGAGCCGATGGCTTTGGCGCCATGAGTGCCGGCTGCGTACAAGCGCTACTCACCCTCGCTGACAGCAGCACCCAGCTCTGGCTCTCAGCGGCTCTGCAGCAAGATGAAGCCGTACGCGACAATATTCGATTTCATGTGGCCTCCCCGCTAACGCTAGATGCCGCTGCTGCCGACTTTGCCGTACTGGCCTTAGCCGATCAGGCCGAATGCGGTGCACTGTTGCGAACTCTGGCGCAGGGTAGTGAAGAATATCCGGATCAGGGCGCTACGTTATTTATTGAAACCGACTCTTTGGTGCAGGGTGTCGAAGTCTGCTTGTCGGGGCCGGGCATTCAGGGCACTCGGCGTGTTTTCTTGGGGCGCGTGCCCGAGGCGTTGGTGCGATTTTTAAGCGAGCGGGACACGACTTCCCCGCAGGGCATCGATCTGATGCTGGTATGTGATCGAAAATTGATCGCTATTGCGCGCACAACTCGAGTGGAGATAACAGCATGTATGTAG
- the phnE gene encoding phosphonate ABC transporter, permease protein PhnE, with protein sequence MFKWLAVALVLAWAWQGAEMNPAVLVEDAGNMAELAADFFPPDFTHWKLYLKETLVTLQVALWGTLLAIVLAVPFGLLCADNLFPQWVCQPMRRLMDATRAINEMVFAMLFVVAVGLGPFAGVLALFVHTTGVLAKLFSEAVEAIEPGPIEGVRATGATKMEEIIYGVLPQVIPLWISYSLYRFESNVRSATVVGMVGAGGVGVLLWEAIRSFQFERTAAIMLVVIVTVSLLDVASQKIRKLYI encoded by the coding sequence CCGCCGTGCTGGTAGAGGATGCGGGCAATATGGCCGAGCTGGCAGCTGACTTTTTCCCGCCGGATTTTACCCACTGGAAATTGTATCTGAAAGAAACACTAGTCACGTTGCAAGTGGCACTGTGGGGCACCTTACTGGCGATAGTGTTGGCAGTACCCTTTGGTTTGCTATGCGCCGATAACTTGTTTCCGCAATGGGTCTGTCAACCGATGCGTCGACTTATGGATGCGACGCGGGCTATCAATGAGATGGTGTTTGCCATGCTGTTTGTGGTCGCTGTGGGTCTGGGTCCCTTTGCCGGTGTGCTAGCGCTGTTTGTGCATACTACTGGCGTATTAGCGAAGCTGTTTTCTGAAGCTGTTGAGGCCATAGAGCCGGGTCCTATCGAGGGGGTGCGGGCCACGGGCGCCACCAAGATGGAAGAAATTATTTATGGCGTCTTACCTCAGGTGATTCCGTTGTGGATTTCCTATTCGCTCTATCGCTTCGAGTCCAATGTGCGCTCTGCCACTGTGGTGGGCATGGTGGGAGCGGGTGGGGTTGGCGTCTTATTGTGGGAAGCGATTCGCAGTTTTCAGTTTGAACGGACCGCAGCCATTATGCTGGTGGTCATTGTCACTGTCAGCCTACTTGATGTTGCCTCGCAGAAGATTCGCAAACTTTATATCTAA
- the phnP gene encoding phosphonate metabolism protein PhnP, with protein MRLTLLGTGAAGGMPLYGCPCRYCVQAECNAAERREPCSALLEWAGNRLLIDGGLMDLHRRFSPSSLQGILLTHFHVDHVQGLFHLRWGRCAKIPVWCPDDPTGCADLLKHPGCLDFQPPLQHAQSWQLGELSITPLELVHSQPTLGYVFRLGERRLAYLTDTLGLPPQSSQWLHALPTLDAVVIDCSFPPGNDGCNRNHNSLEQVLALRETLRPRQMILTHIGHDFHGWLQQHALPNGVVAGWDNMCIVLEDATAENLSLSNYP; from the coding sequence ATGCGTCTGACGTTGTTGGGCACGGGAGCGGCCGGGGGGATGCCGCTGTATGGCTGCCCTTGCCGCTATTGTGTGCAGGCCGAGTGCAATGCAGCGGAGAGGAGAGAGCCGTGCTCGGCGCTGCTAGAGTGGGCGGGAAATCGGCTACTAATCGATGGCGGCCTGATGGACTTGCATCGACGTTTTTCTCCTAGCAGCCTGCAGGGCATATTACTGACTCACTTTCACGTCGATCATGTGCAGGGCCTGTTTCATCTGCGCTGGGGAAGGTGCGCAAAAATACCCGTGTGGTGCCCAGATGATCCGACGGGTTGTGCCGATCTGCTTAAGCATCCCGGGTGCCTTGACTTTCAGCCGCCCTTACAGCACGCCCAAAGCTGGCAACTGGGTGAGCTAAGCATTACTCCGTTGGAACTGGTGCATTCTCAGCCTACCTTGGGGTATGTATTTCGTCTCGGTGAGCGTCGCTTGGCATATCTGACAGATACTTTGGGGTTGCCGCCACAGAGTAGCCAGTGGCTACATGCCTTGCCAACGCTGGATGCGGTAGTGATAGATTGCAGCTTTCCCCCAGGCAATGATGGTTGTAACCGTAACCACAATTCGCTCGAGCAGGTGCTGGCGCTCAGAGAAACCCTGCGGCCAAGGCAGATGATTTTAACCCATATCGGCCATGATTTTCATGGTTGGTTGCAACAGCATGCCTTACCCAATGGTGTGGTGGCTGGGTGGGACAACATGTGCATTGTGCTGGAAGATGCCACGGCAGAAAACTTAAGCTTATCTAATTATCCATGA
- a CDS encoding alpha-D-ribose 1-methylphosphonate 5-phosphate C-P-lyase PhnJ: MITQYTHRAEQNQGYNYAYLDEQTKRMIRRALLKAVAIPGYQVPFGGREMPMPYGWGTGGVQLTAALIGHDDTLKVIDQGADDTTNAVSIRSFFQQVAQVNTTEVTTEATLIQTRHRIPETALSADQILVYQVPIPEPLRFIEPRETETRKMHALQEYGIMHVKLYEDIARYGHIATAYAYPVLVNDRYIMDPSPIPKYDNPKMDMMPALQLFGAGREKRIYAIPPYTSVKSLDFEDHPFEIQQWDEPCAICESRHSFLDEVVTDDQGSRVFICSDTDYCRQQQEKQL, encoded by the coding sequence ATGATCACCCAATACACCCACCGAGCTGAGCAGAATCAAGGTTATAACTACGCCTATCTGGATGAGCAAACCAAGCGCATGATCCGCCGAGCACTCTTGAAAGCGGTAGCCATCCCCGGCTATCAAGTGCCCTTTGGTGGCCGAGAAATGCCGATGCCCTACGGCTGGGGTACCGGCGGTGTGCAACTGACGGCGGCGCTGATTGGTCACGACGACACTCTTAAGGTGATCGACCAAGGCGCCGATGACACCACCAACGCGGTGTCTATTCGCTCGTTTTTCCAACAGGTGGCACAGGTAAATACCACCGAAGTGACCACAGAAGCCACGCTTATCCAAACCCGACATCGGATCCCGGAAACTGCGCTCAGCGCTGATCAGATCTTGGTGTATCAGGTGCCAATTCCGGAGCCGTTACGCTTTATCGAGCCGCGGGAAACGGAGACTCGCAAAATGCACGCACTGCAAGAGTACGGCATTATGCACGTCAAATTATACGAAGATATCGCCCGTTACGGTCATATCGCTACCGCTTATGCTTACCCAGTGCTGGTTAATGATCGCTATATTATGGATCCCTCACCAATCCCCAAATACGACAATCCCAAGATGGACATGATGCCGGCGTTGCAGTTGTTTGGTGCCGGTCGTGAAAAACGTATCTATGCCATACCGCCTTATACCTCAGTTAAGAGCCTCGACTTCGAAGATCACCCCTTCGAAATCCAGCAGTGGGATGAGCCTTGTGCCATCTGCGAATCCAGGCATAGCTTCCTCGATGAAGTGGTGACCGACGATCAGGGCAGCCGCGTATTTATCTGCTCCGATACCGATTATTGCCGTCAGCAACAGGAGAAACAGCTATGA